CGTGCGCTGTTTCGGATCGGCCACGTTGAAAACGTCGTCCGCTCCCTCCTCCTTGGCGGCATGGAGGAGCGAATCCTGAACGTCGGTGACATATATGCGACGAGCCCCCATCAGCCGGCACAGCGAGGTGGCCATGATTCCCATCGGGCCGGCGCCGAGAATCACGACGTCCTTGGTGGTGACGTCCACCGAACGTACGGTGTGAACGGCGTTTCCGATTGCATCAAGATAGGCTGCCACCTCACAGGGGAGATCGGGCGGGAGAGGGATGACGGCTCGCGCCGGGAGGACGACGTAGTCCGCAAAAACACCGTCCCCGTCAATCCCGCGAATAATCGTATTCAGGCACCATTGCCCATTTCCGGTCCGGCAATTGTGGCAAATGCCACAGATCACGTGCATCTCGGCTGACACATAGTCGCCGGTCTTAATCCCGGTAACATCGGTGCCCACTTCCTCGACGATACCACAGAATTCATGTCCCACGATGACCGGAAGCCGCTTCTCCATGCGTTTCATAAGAGGAGCGTCGGAACGGTAGATATCCACGTCTGTACCGCAGATTCCGGCCGCATTGATTTTAATCAGAACCTCGTCGGAGCGCGTAATCCTCGGGGCCGGAGCGTTGGGAAGGAACGTCAGGCCTTTTGCTGTAGATTGTTTCTGAATCGCTTGCATGTTTCCCAC
The DNA window shown above is from bacterium and carries:
- a CDS encoding alcohol dehydrogenase catalytic domain-containing protein, with translation MQAIQKQSTAKGLTFLPNAPAPRITRSDEVLIKINAAGICGTDVDIYRSDAPLMKRMEKRLPVIVGHEFCGIVEEVGTDVTGIKTGDYVSAEMHVICGICHNCRTGNGQWCLNTIIRGIDGDGVFADYVVLPARAVIPLPPDLPCEVAAYLDAIGNAVHTVRSVDVTTKDVVILGAGPMGIMATSLCRLMGARRIYVTDVQDSLLHAAKEEGADDVFNVADPKQRTKFVEVCRSDPHKRGVDVVFELSGHAPAYRDAFDVIRMGGEISLLGLARGDITVDFSSEVIFKGLTIRGIIGRKIFETWIETLALLQGPFLNTARKVVTHTFALKDFQKGFDVKLRGEGLKVVLYPQKA